One segment of Pseudoalteromonas rubra DNA contains the following:
- a CDS encoding glycerophosphodiester phosphodiesterase, whose protein sequence is MIQVFAHRGASGNYPENSLSAIQAALEVGVDGIELDVQSCLDDYAIIHDTWLDRTTNGRGKVNETSREQLSLLRLSNNEPVPTLQQVLDTIGQQTTINLELKHTFSLDKFVATIEDNVQRGVIARHQLLLSSFDHHQLLWLKQKLPWVRIGALTASIPLTFAQFAQQLHAESIHMDKNFINHEFVQDAKQRGLKVLAYTVDKAKDIELMLDYGVDGIFSNYPCYAKMVVQQQLNHTSEVD, encoded by the coding sequence ATGATCCAGGTTTTTGCACACCGAGGTGCCAGTGGAAATTACCCCGAAAACTCTCTCAGCGCCATTCAGGCTGCACTGGAGGTGGGCGTCGACGGCATAGAACTCGATGTGCAAAGTTGTCTGGATGATTACGCCATCATTCATGATACCTGGCTGGATCGCACCACCAACGGCCGGGGCAAGGTTAACGAAACCAGTCGTGAGCAGCTGTCTCTGTTAAGACTCAGTAACAACGAGCCCGTACCGACACTACAACAAGTGCTGGATACAATCGGCCAACAAACCACTATTAACCTGGAACTCAAACATACCTTCAGCCTGGATAAGTTTGTTGCCACCATAGAAGACAATGTACAGCGTGGGGTGATAGCTCGCCATCAACTGCTCTTGTCCTCTTTTGATCACCATCAGTTGTTGTGGCTCAAGCAAAAGCTGCCCTGGGTCAGGATCGGGGCACTGACAGCCTCCATTCCACTTACATTTGCCCAGTTTGCCCAGCAACTTCATGCCGAAAGCATCCATATGGACAAAAACTTCATTAACCATGAATTTGTTCAGGATGCCAAACAACGCGGCCTTAAAGTCCTGGCTTACACTGTCGATAAAGCAAAAGACATTGAATTAATGTTAGATTATGGCGTAGACGGCATATTCAGTAACTACCCCTGTTACGCAAAAATGGTCGTGCAACAACAACTCAACCATACATCTGAGGTCGATTGA
- a CDS encoding DMT family transporter has product MRPEQSSLINLHLAVLLFGGTALFSKLISLSALDITVYRTAIAFITLACILKFKGSVFKLRETKDYAIVVLLGVCVGLHWVTYFAAMQMAGIAVGVIAFFTYPVITVLLEPLFFKGNIKRKDIFTAAVVMCGIYLLVPGSDPGNQITLGIATGVISGALFALRNLLQKKLFSSYGGPHTMFYQTLVASLMLCAFVEVPPSDLSTENLFLIVLAGCIFTAIPHALFASSLRYLSATTAGLISCLQPLYATVLAYMLLAETITLSTLAGGILVVSAACYETWSITRNKL; this is encoded by the coding sequence ATGCGTCCCGAACAATCCTCCCTCATTAATTTACATCTGGCAGTGCTGCTGTTTGGTGGTACCGCGTTATTTTCCAAGTTAATCTCTCTCTCTGCACTGGACATCACTGTGTATCGCACCGCCATCGCCTTTATCACTCTGGCGTGCATTCTTAAGTTTAAAGGCAGTGTATTCAAACTCAGGGAAACCAAAGACTACGCCATTGTCGTACTGTTGGGTGTCTGTGTAGGGCTACATTGGGTGACTTACTTTGCTGCGATGCAAATGGCCGGGATTGCTGTCGGGGTCATTGCCTTTTTTACATATCCGGTGATCACTGTGCTGCTTGAGCCCCTTTTTTTCAAAGGTAACATTAAACGCAAAGATATCTTTACAGCGGCGGTGGTAATGTGTGGTATTTATTTACTGGTGCCGGGCAGCGATCCAGGTAATCAAATCACTTTGGGCATAGCAACCGGAGTGATTTCCGGGGCACTCTTTGCACTTAGAAATTTACTTCAGAAGAAACTTTTTTCCAGTTACGGCGGGCCACACACCATGTTTTATCAGACCCTGGTTGCCAGCCTCATGCTATGTGCCTTTGTTGAAGTGCCCCCCTCCGATTTAAGTACTGAAAACCTGTTCCTGATTGTCCTGGCTGGGTGTATTTTTACTGCAATCCCCCATGCGCTATTTGCGTCCAGTTTGCGTTACTTATCAGCCACTACCGCGGGGCTGATTTCTTGCTTACAGCCCTTGTATGCGACCGTGTTGGCTTATATGCTGTTGGCAGAAACCATAACACTCTCCACGCTGGCAGGAGGCATACTGGTAGTCAGTGCTGCCTGCTATGAGACGTGGTCGATCACAAGGAATAAGCTATGA
- a CDS encoding methyl-accepting chemotaxis protein: MSLYMRIYNLIEESLFFTLTRKIFGNLGFLLVFQIITLVWLHSELAEQSGSTGVFWLLALISVGAFIFTFFYMRYLIVRPVQAMRDTLEQINRQDGDLTARLPQFTYDEFRDLSEQYNTFTQHLSELLAATYQSAEAANRSNQQVTDSMKQTALLGSQQIDQGDTIIAASDQVTHSLQSIVHNTDQVYQANTESLHFVRGSSQSLSTLVKEVQQITHLLGSFSSTVAGLKENSENIRSILKMVEEFSDQTNLLALNAAIEAARAGEAGRGFAVVADEVRNLSVKVNDATRQISDFINQMDVLVGETHQESEQLIDHSSSAEQAIRTTSQGFADMSEDFERNQSQLEEIVSAVHQLESTQQHTHESVHRIVELGQSAKSQIDAALQDCQDAQQRSTQTQQELKRFV, translated from the coding sequence ATGAGTTTGTACATGCGCATCTATAATTTGATCGAAGAATCTTTGTTCTTCACCCTGACCCGCAAGATTTTTGGCAATCTGGGGTTTTTGTTAGTTTTTCAAATCATCACATTAGTGTGGCTGCACAGTGAACTAGCTGAGCAAAGCGGCTCTACCGGGGTTTTCTGGTTACTGGCTTTGATATCGGTTGGCGCCTTTATCTTCACCTTTTTCTATATGCGCTACCTGATTGTCCGCCCAGTACAGGCTATGCGCGACACGCTAGAACAGATCAACCGTCAGGATGGCGATCTCACTGCCAGATTGCCACAATTCACGTATGACGAATTCCGTGACCTCAGCGAGCAATACAATACCTTTACGCAACATCTGAGCGAGTTGCTGGCTGCGACCTATCAAAGCGCTGAAGCGGCGAACCGCAGCAATCAGCAGGTCACCGACTCCATGAAGCAAACCGCTTTACTGGGTAGTCAACAAATAGATCAGGGCGACACCATTATCGCAGCCAGCGATCAGGTTACGCATAGCCTGCAAAGCATAGTGCACAACACCGATCAGGTTTATCAGGCCAATACAGAAAGTCTGCATTTTGTGCGTGGCTCTTCACAATCGTTGAGTACCCTGGTTAAAGAGGTTCAGCAAATTACCCACCTGTTGGGCAGCTTTTCATCCACCGTTGCCGGATTAAAAGAAAACAGTGAGAACATTCGCAGTATTTTGAAAATGGTCGAAGAGTTCTCCGATCAGACCAACTTGTTAGCACTCAATGCCGCCATTGAAGCAGCACGAGCTGGAGAAGCGGGTCGTGGTTTTGCCGTGGTGGCCGATGAAGTGCGCAATCTGTCGGTCAAAGTTAACGATGCCACCCGTCAGATCAGTGATTTTATTAACCAAATGGATGTGTTAGTGGGCGAGACTCATCAGGAATCAGAACAACTGATAGATCATTCCAGCTCTGCAGAACAGGCCATCCGCACCACCTCTCAGGGGTTTGCCGATATGTCTGAGGACTTTGAGCGCAACCAGTCCCAGTTGGAAGAAATTGTCAGTGCCGTCCATCAGCTTGAATCAACTCAGCAGCACACCCACGAGTCAGTACACCGCATTGTTGAGCTCGGCCAATCCGCCAAATCACAGATTGATGCAGCATTACAAGATTGTCAGGATGCACAGCAGCGCTCCACGCAAACCCAGCAGGAACTCAAACGCTTCGTCTGA
- a CDS encoding DUF3016 domain-containing protein → MKCLHVITLVCLSPLAALAGEANVTWRDFNDYRDVVPANESKAGYHKRIASQFEKHLSKLMAKAPDGYQLNITFDDIDLAGDVRFNMHDIRIVKPIFFPRLKISYTLTDNNGAVVAQAQEKVLKDLSFMDRVRTGRDSEFYYDKRLLSAWYKNEIAAKEQG, encoded by the coding sequence ATGAAATGTTTACATGTAATTACGCTAGTTTGCTTGAGTCCGTTGGCTGCGCTGGCAGGAGAAGCGAATGTCACGTGGCGAGACTTTAATGATTATCGTGATGTGGTACCGGCCAATGAAAGTAAAGCAGGCTATCACAAACGGATTGCCTCACAATTTGAAAAACACCTAAGTAAGTTGATGGCCAAGGCACCTGATGGCTACCAGCTAAATATCACTTTTGATGATATTGATCTGGCGGGTGATGTGCGCTTCAACATGCATGATATTCGTATCGTGAAGCCCATTTTCTTCCCACGCCTTAAGATAAGCTATACGCTGACCGATAATAACGGCGCGGTTGTGGCACAGGCGCAGGAGAAGGTGCTGAAAGATCTGTCTTTTATGGATCGGGTGAGAACGGGACGAGACAGTGAGTTTTACTACGACAAACGACTGCTAAGTGCGTGGTACAAAAATGAGATTGCGGCAAAAGAGCAAGGATGA
- the epmA gene encoding elongation factor P--(R)-beta-lysine ligase: protein MSHSAPDPVSDIVWAPSASIDTLRQRAGILAKIRTFFAEREVLEVETPSLSQASVTDVHLASFATTFVGPGHATGTPLYLQTSPEFAMKRLLAAGSGAIYQVGKAFRNEESGRHHNPEFTMLEWYRPGFDEFRLMTEVNDLMQAILGCPEAESLSYQQAFITHLGLDPLSASMEELRQLASQRGHAHVAEQEQHRDTLLQLLFCMEIEPLIGQQAPCFVYHFPASQAALAQLNDKDPRVAGRFELYYRGMELANGFNELTDGVEQSARFDEDNAQRIAMGLAPVAKDARFLAALTQGLPACAGVALGVDRLVMLATGKKQLKEVIAFDVDRA, encoded by the coding sequence ATGAGTCATTCAGCGCCTGATCCGGTCTCTGATATTGTTTGGGCACCCAGTGCCAGTATTGATACTTTGCGTCAGCGTGCCGGGATCCTCGCTAAAATTCGCACTTTCTTCGCTGAGCGTGAGGTATTGGAAGTCGAAACCCCCAGTCTGTCACAAGCTTCGGTGACGGATGTACATCTTGCGTCGTTCGCAACCACCTTTGTAGGCCCGGGTCACGCCACTGGCACGCCGTTATATCTGCAAACCTCACCTGAGTTTGCCATGAAGCGCCTGTTAGCGGCGGGCAGTGGCGCAATTTACCAGGTTGGCAAAGCCTTTCGAAATGAAGAATCTGGCCGACATCACAACCCTGAGTTTACGATGCTGGAATGGTATCGACCCGGGTTCGATGAGTTTAGGCTCATGACGGAAGTCAATGACTTGATGCAGGCCATCCTGGGTTGCCCTGAAGCCGAGTCATTGAGCTATCAGCAGGCCTTTATTACCCATCTGGGCCTGGACCCGCTGAGTGCCTCGATGGAGGAATTGAGGCAACTGGCCAGCCAGCGTGGCCATGCGCACGTTGCTGAGCAAGAGCAACATCGTGATACGCTGCTGCAATTGCTGTTTTGTATGGAGATTGAACCTTTGATTGGCCAGCAGGCGCCCTGTTTTGTCTACCATTTTCCTGCTTCTCAGGCTGCGCTGGCGCAACTCAATGATAAGGATCCCAGAGTCGCTGGTCGGTTTGAACTCTATTATCGTGGTATGGAGTTGGCCAATGGCTTTAACGAATTAACCGACGGCGTTGAGCAAAGTGCCCGCTTTGATGAAGATAATGCGCAGCGCATAGCGATGGGGCTGGCCCCTGTGGCCAAAGATGCGCGCTTTTTGGCTGCGCTGACACAAGGATTACCGGCCTGCGCCGGCGTTGCATTAGGGGTCGATCGCCTGGTGATGCTGGCGACCGGAAAGAAACAGCTTAAAGAAGTGATAGCATTTGACGTCGACAGGGCGTAA
- the epmB gene encoding EF-P beta-lysylation protein EpmB translates to MIQINEVNLQTNWQKELANVVTSADELLRQVGLENHFSEQDLAAKRLFPLRVPRPFIAKMRYGDAQDPLLLQVLPQHQEFLAKAGFNKDPLDEQQAALPGLLHKYRSRVLLMLKTGCAVNCRYCFRRHFPYQDNQLNKRALQAVFDYLNAHPEINEVILSGGDPLMAKDDMLTWLLEQLSDIPHLTRLRIHTRLPVVIPARVTDTLCETLSHSRLKPVLVNHINHANEIDVHFSAAMQKLRRAGVMLLNQAVLLKGINDTLDAQQALSEALFSADVLPYYLHVLDKVEGASHFDVTEQTAISLMHDLLETLPGFLVPKLVREIGGEPSKTPIDLGLSPA, encoded by the coding sequence ATGATACAAATAAATGAAGTAAATTTGCAGACTAACTGGCAAAAAGAATTGGCGAATGTCGTCACCAGTGCGGATGAGTTGCTCAGGCAGGTTGGCCTGGAGAACCATTTTAGTGAACAGGATTTAGCCGCTAAACGTTTGTTTCCATTAAGAGTTCCGCGCCCTTTCATCGCTAAAATGCGTTATGGGGATGCGCAGGATCCCTTGCTGCTGCAAGTGCTCCCTCAGCATCAGGAATTCCTGGCCAAAGCCGGTTTTAACAAAGATCCGCTCGACGAACAGCAGGCTGCGCTGCCCGGGCTACTGCATAAATACCGTTCCAGAGTGCTGTTAATGCTAAAAACCGGTTGTGCAGTAAACTGCCGTTACTGCTTTCGTCGCCATTTTCCGTATCAGGATAATCAGCTCAACAAACGCGCTTTGCAGGCTGTTTTCGATTATCTGAATGCACACCCTGAGATCAATGAGGTCATTTTAAGTGGTGGCGATCCACTGATGGCCAAAGATGACATGCTTACCTGGCTGCTTGAGCAACTCAGTGATATTCCCCATCTGACACGCCTGAGAATACACACCCGATTACCTGTGGTGATCCCGGCCAGAGTGACAGATACACTGTGCGAAACCCTGAGTCATAGTCGCCTGAAACCCGTGCTGGTCAACCACATTAATCATGCCAACGAAATAGATGTGCACTTTTCAGCGGCCATGCAAAAGCTGCGACGCGCTGGGGTGATGTTGTTAAACCAGGCAGTCTTATTGAAAGGAATTAACGACACTCTGGATGCACAACAAGCACTGAGTGAGGCGCTATTTAGCGCGGATGTATTACCTTACTACCTGCATGTGCTGGATAAAGTGGAAGGTGCGAGTCACTTTGATGTGACTGAGCAAACCGCTATTTCGCTCATGCATGACTTGCTCGAAACGCTCCCCGGGTTTTTGGTACCCAAATTGGTAAGAGAAATCGGCGGCGAACCAAGTAAGACGCCGATTGATTTGGGACTGAGCCCAGCCTGA
- a CDS encoding ATP-binding protein — protein MGDPKQLLQILALTSCVCALFMLVNWFIHRRLLGTRLWASFSVCTAFGCIFIASFSLSVTWTIFVSNCLIFIGLYCLSRGSEQFFSVPWLSWPWWLLAGIFFPGYVYYTYLDANFIARVILNYMGWALSMILCLRALWLGQRRQWQSFSPAHWAFALACACLFIVFTVRLLMLHHYTQHDSLITNNWVNQFFSVSVIVMPLILCFSLCLLCSGRREQELHELRHRAELAAQHKERSLTLLSHELRTPLNAIVGHAELLKRAPREPQQHGQFCDVIIATAMSMSDLANQILLQARGAVPNTIVEPVNLATHLKEQIRFFRPLAEKKHLKLTLTIQGVDANLLVMIDKDPFTLVIKNLLSNAIKYTEHGSVELIVFGYALSANRHQLRVAVKDTGIGLSRAQQQQVFEPFVTFGAPRAIADSAGVGLALCKQLLENMGVDLEVQSESGQGSEFFFEMQVNSQLGEQPDTFDSKPTTLGDMSVLVIEDNLLNREVVRGYLDNLGLDYQLAETLADAEQLLLQAQFDVVLLDMHLSDGHGLEWYQTRFTDLALTHSPVVMALTGDVDQQARQAYQQAGIFDCLEKPLRVTALRQALERIVKQNSSGLAATEAAYVDLTFVERQLSESSVRAEFASRLVYLSDRLDYEFAQLRGLADIQSDDSLREKLLQLEHEVEQLGLYALRQALHQTRRRAAQERDIDWSALHQFAKQSASALQSCHQRMNARVLEKA, from the coding sequence ATGGGCGATCCGAAACAACTTTTACAGATCCTGGCTTTGACGTCATGCGTGTGTGCGCTGTTTATGCTGGTTAACTGGTTTATTCATCGCCGTTTGCTGGGAACCCGTTTATGGGCCAGCTTTTCAGTCTGTACTGCATTTGGTTGCATCTTCATCGCCTCATTTTCTTTGTCCGTGACCTGGACCATTTTTGTCTCAAATTGTCTGATCTTTATTGGCTTATATTGTTTGAGTCGCGGCAGTGAACAGTTTTTCTCAGTCCCCTGGTTGAGCTGGCCCTGGTGGCTGCTGGCAGGGATCTTTTTTCCGGGCTACGTGTATTACACATACCTTGACGCTAATTTTATCGCCAGGGTGATTTTAAATTACATGGGCTGGGCGCTGAGCATGATTCTGTGCCTGCGCGCTTTGTGGTTGGGTCAAAGGCGTCAGTGGCAAAGTTTTTCGCCAGCACACTGGGCATTTGCACTGGCCTGTGCCTGTCTGTTTATCGTGTTTACGGTGCGTTTATTGATGCTCCATCATTACACGCAGCATGACAGCCTGATTACAAATAACTGGGTAAATCAGTTTTTCTCCGTGTCCGTTATCGTTATGCCTCTGATTTTGTGTTTTTCCTTGTGCTTACTGTGCAGCGGGCGACGTGAACAGGAATTACATGAATTGCGCCATCGCGCAGAACTTGCTGCGCAGCACAAAGAGCGCTCTTTGACGTTACTCAGCCACGAACTCAGAACGCCCTTAAACGCCATCGTTGGTCATGCGGAGTTACTTAAACGGGCACCCAGGGAACCGCAGCAGCATGGGCAGTTTTGTGATGTGATTATTGCCACCGCCATGTCGATGTCGGATCTGGCAAATCAAATTTTGCTGCAGGCGCGGGGGGCTGTGCCCAATACCATAGTGGAGCCAGTCAATCTCGCGACACACCTGAAGGAGCAGATCCGCTTTTTTAGGCCTCTGGCGGAGAAAAAACACCTGAAACTAACCCTGACAATACAAGGCGTTGATGCCAATCTGCTGGTCATGATAGACAAAGACCCCTTCACTTTGGTGATTAAAAACCTGCTTTCTAATGCCATTAAGTATACGGAACACGGCTCGGTTGAGCTGATCGTTTTTGGTTACGCCCTGAGTGCCAATCGTCATCAACTGCGGGTCGCCGTGAAAGATACAGGTATAGGACTGAGTCGCGCTCAGCAACAACAGGTCTTTGAACCTTTTGTCACATTTGGTGCGCCGCGCGCTATTGCAGATAGCGCCGGAGTAGGCCTGGCCTTGTGCAAGCAGCTACTGGAAAACATGGGGGTCGATCTGGAAGTGCAAAGTGAGTCTGGGCAGGGGAGTGAATTCTTCTTTGAAATGCAGGTTAACTCGCAACTCGGGGAGCAACCAGACACTTTCGATAGTAAGCCAACGACACTCGGAGATATGTCTGTACTCGTCATTGAGGACAATCTCCTGAACCGGGAAGTAGTGCGTGGTTATCTCGACAATTTAGGGCTGGATTATCAACTGGCGGAAACCCTGGCGGATGCGGAGCAGCTACTATTGCAAGCTCAGTTTGATGTGGTGCTGTTAGACATGCATTTATCGGACGGCCATGGCTTAGAATGGTATCAAACACGCTTTACGGATCTTGCACTGACGCACTCGCCTGTTGTGATGGCGCTGACTGGCGATGTAGATCAGCAAGCGCGGCAGGCTTATCAGCAAGCCGGAATTTTCGACTGCCTGGAAAAGCCGTTGCGTGTCACTGCATTAAGACAGGCGCTGGAGCGCATTGTAAAACAGAATAGCAGCGGCCTGGCAGCAACGGAGGCTGCATACGTAGATTTGACCTTTGTCGAGCGTCAGTTGAGTGAATCTTCTGTGCGCGCTGAGTTTGCCTCACGGCTCGTATATTTGAGCGATCGTCTGGATTATGAGTTTGCTCAGCTTCGTGGACTGGCTGATATTCAGTCCGATGATTCATTGCGAGAAAAGCTTTTACAACTGGAGCATGAAGTAGAGCAGTTGGGGTTATATGCATTGCGCCAGGCATTGCATCAGACTCGCCGTCGTGCCGCACAGGAGCGGGATATTGACTGGTCTGCATTGCATCAATTTGCGAAGCAAAGTGCCTCGGCACTGCAATCTTGTCATCAACGTATGAATGCCAGAGTGCTTGAAAAAGCGTAA
- the efp gene encoding elongation factor P: MANYSTNEFKGGLKIMIDGEPCSILENEVVKPGKGQAFNRVKIRKLISGKVLEKTFKSGESVEGADVMDTDLAYLYTDGEFWHFMNNETFEQIAADEKALGEAVKWLVENDVCTITLWNGNPIAVTPPNFVELEITETDPGLKGDTAGTGGKPATLSTGAVVRVPLFVQIGEVIKVDTRSGEYVSRVK; the protein is encoded by the coding sequence ATGGCGAATTATAGCACCAACGAATTCAAGGGCGGCCTAAAAATTATGATCGATGGAGAGCCTTGCTCCATCCTGGAAAATGAAGTGGTCAAGCCCGGTAAGGGCCAGGCGTTTAACCGCGTTAAGATCCGTAAGCTGATCTCAGGTAAAGTTTTAGAGAAAACTTTTAAGTCTGGTGAATCGGTTGAAGGTGCGGACGTCATGGACACAGATCTGGCTTATCTGTATACAGATGGTGAGTTCTGGCACTTTATGAACAACGAAACCTTTGAGCAGATCGCAGCTGATGAAAAAGCACTGGGCGAAGCGGTAAAATGGTTGGTTGAAAACGATGTATGTACTATCACGCTTTGGAACGGTAACCCCATTGCCGTTACTCCACCTAACTTTGTAGAGCTGGAAATCACAGAAACAGATCCTGGCCTGAAAGGCGATACAGCCGGTACCGGTGGTAAGCCTGCGACATTGAGCACAGGTGCTGTGGTACGTGTACCTCTGTTTGTACAAATTGGTGAAGTGATCAAAGTAGATACGCGCAGCGGCGAATACGTGAGTCGTGTAAAGTAA
- a CDS encoding prephenate dehydrogenase: MQAVIEKLNENLKLVYRQALDADKKLDELQQQGHGKFQALFPEDAGFDFAAKRFKPYVLDVAADVEALSQAQQLDEAQLKKAVFKLQQLIQLLATFK; encoded by the coding sequence ATGCAAGCCGTTATCGAAAAGCTGAATGAAAATCTAAAACTCGTTTACCGTCAAGCACTTGATGCCGATAAAAAATTAGACGAACTACAGCAGCAAGGTCACGGAAAATTCCAGGCGCTATTTCCTGAAGACGCCGGCTTTGATTTTGCCGCCAAACGTTTCAAGCCTTACGTGCTTGATGTTGCAGCGGACGTCGAAGCATTGAGTCAGGCGCAGCAGCTAGACGAGGCGCAACTGAAAAAGGCAGTCTTCAAGCTACAACAGCTGATCCAATTACTTGCGACTTTCAAGTAA